GCAGGCGCGCTTCACCAGGGTGGCCCTGGAACTCGGCGACCACTTGCCCGTTGCGAAAGGCTTTGACGGCCGGCACTTTGGCTGCGCCGAGTTGTTTGGCCAGACGCGGCTGGGCGTCGACATCCAGGCGCGCCAGGCGAAAGATGTGGCCGGCTTCGTTGGCCAGTTGCCACAGCGCATGATCCAGCCCGCGGCAGGGAATGCACCAATCGGCCGAGAAGCTCAGCACCACTACCTGCTGGCGCGAATGCTCCAGTACCTGGAGAGGAAAGTTGGCTTCGGTGATCTGAATGACTTCAGGCGTGGACATGCAAGTACGTATGCTACCAAAATTCTGTGGCCCTAGTGGAAAATGGCCGCGCCAGTGCAAAATTTGACATCCCCCAGAGCGGCATGCTAATATACCTGTGCTGTTTCATCCATTCGATTGATTCTTCGCACTTATTTGCCTCGGGTTAACCCTGGGCCGGCAACCTGCACTCATTTTGGCTCTACCGAAACAGCATTGAGAAACGGCAACTGAAAACCGGCCGGCGGCTACCCCTGCTGCCATGGGTTGGCAAGAGCGCTCCAGGTGAGCGCTGTTTGCGTTAGGCAAGGATAGGAGTTGCATGAGTATCCAGTTTGTTCTGCGCTTGATAGGGATGCTGATCTTCGGCACCTTGGGCGTATATGGCGGCGTGGAGTTGGCCAACCTGTCGGGCGAGGACCCGCAATGGTTCGCGCGCATCTTTGGCTTGGTCGGCGCGCTGGTGGGGTTGGTGCTAACGCCGTACATCACCGTGCATCCGTTGCGGGCCGTGCGCCGGGTGTTGGCGCAAATCTCGTCGCGGGCCTTGCTGGCGGGCCTGTTTGGGCTGATCATCAGTCTGGTGATCGCCGGCTTGCTGGCCTTCCCGCTCTCGCTGTTGCCACGGCCCTTTAGCCAGATCTTGCCGATCGTTTTCGCGGTCTTGATCAGCTATTTTGGTGTGACCGTGTTTATCTCACGCCAGAACGATATTCTCTCGTTCATGAATTTTTCAGGGCGCGGCACGGCGGATAGCCGCCCGCGGGCCGAGGGCGCCAATGCGGCCACCATCCTAATGGATACCAGCGTGATCATTGACGGCCGCATCGTGGATATTGCCCGTACCGGGTTTGTGCCCGGCGCGCTGCTGATCCCGCGCTTCGTGCTCAACGAGCTGCAGCACATCGCCGATTCAGGCGACAAGCTGCGCCGCCAGCGTGGCCGCCGCGGCCTTGAGGTTGTGGCTGCTCTGCAGAAAGATGCCAAGCTGGGCGTGCGCATTAGTGATGTAGATGTAGAGGGCACGCGCAATGTAGATGACAAGCTAGTGATCCTGGCGCGCCAGATGCATGTGCCCGTGCTGACCAATGATTTCAACCTCAACCGTGTGGCCGAGCTGCAGGGAGTGACGATCCTAAACATCAACGAGCTGGCCAATGCCGTCAAGGCAGTGTTTCTGCCTGGCGAAGAGTTGACCGTCAAGGTGATCCAGGCCGGGCGCGAGCCGCGCCAAGGGGTGGGCTATTTGGATGACGGCACGATGGTGGTGATCCAGGATGGCAGCGACTACCTGGGCAACACTGTGCAGGCCTCGGTGACCAAGGTGCTGCAGACGGCTGCAGGCCGCATGGTATTCGCCAAACCCGAAGCTCCGGCGCGCAGCAACCGCCGCAAATTACAAAAGTGACCCGGTAACTCAGTTATGACCCTACGCATCTACAACACACTCACCCGCCAAACCGAGACGTTTGAAACCCTCCAGCCTAACCAGGTCAGCATGTACGTCTGCGGGCCTACCGTGTACGCCAATGCGCACATCGGGCACGCCATGTCGAGCTTGGTCTTTGACATCGTGCGCCGTTACCTTGAGTATCGCGGCTACCAGGTGCGCCATGCGATGAACTATACCGATGTGGACGACAAGATCATCATCCGCGCCAATGATGCCGGGGAGGACCCCTTGCACCTGGCCGAGCGTTACATTGAACAATACGCCGAGCACTTGCGCCAGTTGAATGTGCTGCCGGCCACGGTGTACCCGCGTGCCACGGAAGAGATCCCCGCGATCATTGACATGGTCGCCGGCCTGATCGCATCGGGCCACGCGTATCCCGCCGAAGGCGACGTGTACTATCGCGTCGACAGCGACGAAGAGTACGGCAAGCTCTCGCATCGCAAGCTGGAAGATATGAACGCCGGTGCGCGCATCAATGTAGATGAACGCAAAGAGCACCCCATGGATTTTGCACTGTGGAAGGCGGCCAAGCCCGGCGAGCCCGCCTGGGATAGCCCGTGGGGGCCGGGGCGCCCAGGCTGGCATATCGAGTGCTCGGCGATGGTCTTCCACCATTTGGGGGAGCAGATCGATATTCATGGTGGCGGCAATGACCTGATCTTTCCGCATCACGAAAACGAGATCGCCCAAAGCGAAAGTTTGAGCGGCAAGCCGTTTGCGCGCTATTGGATGCACAACGGCATGATGCAGCTCTCTGGCGAGAAGATGTCTAAATCGCTGGGCAACCTGATCACCATCGAAGATTTTGTCAGCGAGCACGAGCCTGATGTGCTGCGCATGATGATCTTGAACACCAGCTATCGCCGTCCACTCACCTATAGCGATGAAGTGGTGGAAAGTGCCGGCCGCGGCCTGGAGCGCCTGCGCAGCGGGCTCAACCCGCCGCTGCCGGGCGCGCGCGGTGCGGCGGCGGAGATCGAAAGCACGCTGCAAGCCGAAGCGCAGGCCGCCAGCGAAAAGTTTGTGGCGGCTATGGATGATGACTTTAACTCCGCGGCGGCGCTGGCGGTCTTGTTCGACCTGGTGCGCGTGATCAACCAGACGCGCGACGCGGATGCCAATGAGGCCCAGCTTGCCCCGGCGCAGGCCGTGCTGCGCGAGCTTAGCGGCGTGCTGGGCTTGCGCCTGGCGCGCGCCCAGCGCGAAGTGGATGCGGCACCGTTCGTAGAATTGGTGGCCGCGCTGCAAAGCGAGATCGCCGCGGTAGACCCAGCGATCGCAGCCGAGTTGCAAGCCGCCGAGCCCCAGCCGGCCAATCTGATCGCTGCGCTGCTGGAGGCACGCGTCCAGCTGCGCGCCCAGAAACAGTGGCAGCTTAGCGATACGATCCGCGACCGCCTGGCGACGCTGGGAGTGATCGTAGAGGATAGCGTCGGCGGCAGTGCCTGGCGTTGGGTGTAGTGTGAAGGAATGGCTGTATGGGCGCAATGCCGTCTATGAAACCCTACGGGCAGGGCGCCGGCGCATTTATGCGCTGGCCTTGGCCGAGGGTCTACAGCCCAGCACGCGCCTAGGCGAGATCGAGCAGTTGGCGCGGGTCGCCAAGTTGCCGGTGCGCAAACTGCGCCGCCATGAGCTGGATGGCCTGGTAGAAGGTCATCATCAGGGGGTGGCCCTGCAGGTAGAGGAGTATGCCTACGCTCATCTTGGCCAATTGCTGCAGAGGCCACAGCAAGCCGGGGAGCCCCCCTTTTTCTTGCTGCTTGATACGCTGCAAGACCCGCAAAACCTAGGCACCTTGTTGCGCAGCGCCGAAGCCGTGGGCGTCCATGGCGTCATCATTCCGCAGCGACGTACTGCCACCGTTACTCCGGCAGTGGTCAATGCATCCTCGGGGGCCAGTGAGCACTTGCTCATCGCCCAGCACAATCTTGCACAGGCCATTGATGAGCTTAAGCAGGAGAACATCTGGGTGATCGGTCTGGATGGGGGTGCGCAGGCCCAACCCTT
The DNA window shown above is from Anaerolineales bacterium and carries:
- a CDS encoding TRAM domain-containing protein, producing the protein MSIQFVLRLIGMLIFGTLGVYGGVELANLSGEDPQWFARIFGLVGALVGLVLTPYITVHPLRAVRRVLAQISSRALLAGLFGLIISLVIAGLLAFPLSLLPRPFSQILPIVFAVLISYFGVTVFISRQNDILSFMNFSGRGTADSRPRAEGANAATILMDTSVIIDGRIVDIARTGFVPGALLIPRFVLNELQHIADSGDKLRRQRGRRGLEVVAALQKDAKLGVRISDVDVEGTRNVDDKLVILARQMHVPVLTNDFNLNRVAELQGVTILNINELANAVKAVFLPGEELTVKVIQAGREPRQGVGYLDDGTMVVIQDGSDYLGNTVQASVTKVLQTAAGRMVFAKPEAPARSNRRKLQK
- the cysS gene encoding cysteine--tRNA ligase, producing MTLRIYNTLTRQTETFETLQPNQVSMYVCGPTVYANAHIGHAMSSLVFDIVRRYLEYRGYQVRHAMNYTDVDDKIIIRANDAGEDPLHLAERYIEQYAEHLRQLNVLPATVYPRATEEIPAIIDMVAGLIASGHAYPAEGDVYYRVDSDEEYGKLSHRKLEDMNAGARINVDERKEHPMDFALWKAAKPGEPAWDSPWGPGRPGWHIECSAMVFHHLGEQIDIHGGGNDLIFPHHENEIAQSESLSGKPFARYWMHNGMMQLSGEKMSKSLGNLITIEDFVSEHEPDVLRMMILNTSYRRPLTYSDEVVESAGRGLERLRSGLNPPLPGARGAAAEIESTLQAEAQAASEKFVAAMDDDFNSAAALAVLFDLVRVINQTRDADANEAQLAPAQAVLRELSGVLGLRLARAQREVDAAPFVELVAALQSEIAAVDPAIAAELQAAEPQPANLIAALLEARVQLRAQKQWQLSDTIRDRLATLGVIVEDSVGGSAWRWV
- the rlmB gene encoding 23S rRNA (guanosine(2251)-2'-O)-methyltransferase RlmB — translated: MKEWLYGRNAVYETLRAGRRRIYALALAEGLQPSTRLGEIEQLARVAKLPVRKLRRHELDGLVEGHHQGVALQVEEYAYAHLGQLLQRPQQAGEPPFFLLLDTLQDPQNLGTLLRSAEAVGVHGVIIPQRRTATVTPAVVNASSGASEHLLIAQHNLAQAIDELKQENIWVIGLDGGAQAQPLGRLKLDMPIALVVGSEGEGMRRLVRETCDALLQLPMRGQVESLNAAVAGSVALYLVWQARGFTAGATG